A region of Fimbriimonadaceae bacterium DNA encodes the following proteins:
- the nanT gene encoding putative sialic acid transporter, translated as MRAGKLPSSTAKTLAILVAALGYFVDVFDIWLYSSVRKQSLLSLGVPEADLMRVGENLLNWQMAGFIIGAIIFGVIADRKGRLTVLFASIITYSLANLANGFVDSISAYAVCRLVAGVGLAGELGAGIALVSELVSTAKRGWATTFVATVGVTGSVAAPLVAKAVDWRVAYFIGGGMGLALLVMRIGVYESGMFEQVKERTDIRKGDFWGIFKTRDRLTRYLAIILAGLPVWFFAGQMMTFSPEIQKALNIPDPKAAPDIIAIAALGLCIGDLIFGGISQILRSRKRAFYVAFLWITIAVGSIFLSTRTADGFFWMMFIGGVGAGYWAVFVTTSGEIFGTNLRGTVAITAPSFVRGMVIPMTMVRRLLEPSLGAVGSVAAIGGIVIVLAFFAVAMLPETFHRDMDFVETD; from the coding sequence ATGCGGGCGGGGAAACTACCCTCTTCGACGGCAAAGACGCTGGCGATTCTGGTCGCGGCCCTTGGATACTTCGTCGACGTGTTCGACATCTGGCTCTACTCGTCCGTTCGGAAGCAGAGCCTCCTATCGCTCGGCGTGCCCGAAGCCGACCTCATGCGAGTCGGCGAGAATCTACTGAACTGGCAGATGGCCGGGTTCATCATAGGCGCGATCATCTTCGGCGTCATCGCCGACCGAAAGGGCCGCCTGACGGTACTGTTCGCATCGATCATCACCTACTCCTTGGCCAACCTCGCTAACGGCTTTGTCGACAGCATCAGCGCCTACGCCGTCTGCCGCCTCGTTGCCGGGGTCGGCCTTGCCGGCGAGCTCGGCGCCGGTATCGCCCTCGTCAGCGAATTGGTTTCAACGGCGAAAAGAGGATGGGCGACGACCTTCGTCGCTACAGTTGGGGTGACCGGATCCGTGGCCGCGCCCCTCGTTGCAAAGGCGGTCGACTGGCGCGTCGCTTATTTCATCGGCGGCGGTATGGGACTCGCTCTCTTGGTCATGCGAATCGGCGTTTACGAATCCGGCATGTTCGAGCAGGTCAAAGAGCGAACCGACATCCGCAAAGGTGACTTCTGGGGCATTTTCAAAACGCGGGACCGCCTGACGCGCTATCTGGCCATCATCCTTGCCGGACTTCCGGTGTGGTTCTTCGCCGGGCAGATGATGACCTTTTCACCGGAAATCCAAAAGGCGCTGAATATTCCGGATCCGAAAGCCGCCCCCGACATTATCGCCATTGCCGCTTTGGGACTCTGCATCGGAGACCTGATCTTTGGCGGCATCAGCCAAATCCTTCGCAGCCGAAAGCGAGCCTTTTATGTCGCCTTCCTTTGGATCACGATCGCGGTCGGGTCGATCTTTCTGTCAACGCGTACGGCGGACGGCTTCTTCTGGATGATGTTTATTGGTGGCGTCGGCGCAGGCTACTGGGCCGTGTTCGTAACTACCTCGGGGGAGATATTTGGCACCAATTTGCGGGGCACGGTAGCCATAACCGCTCCCAGTTTTGTACGCGGAATGGTGATTCCGATGACCATGGTTCGTCGCCTGCTCGAACCCTCGCTCGGTGCGGTGGGTTCGGTCGCGGCAATCGGCGGCATCGTGATCGTGCTCGCCTTCTTTGCCGTGGCGATGCTGCCGGAGACGTTCCATCGCGATATGGACTTCGTCGAAACGGACTAA
- the aqpZ2 gene encoding Aquaporin Z 2 → MKVLTEFVGTFFFLFAISLAANSGSVLTPIAIGCALMVMVYMGGHISGAHYNPAVSTAAVIQKKMPASDFIPYVIAQVAAGIVAFFVGWWITGRTVAIAPGSGVDPAKALIVEILFTAMLALVVLNVATHRKTEGRGFYGLAIGFTIVVAAIAGGGISGGAFNPAVGIGAAVVDATQGGGTFGNIWIYIVGPIVGGILGALIFGMQERESVPPG, encoded by the coding sequence ATGAAGGTTCTTACAGAGTTTGTCGGCACGTTCTTCTTTCTTTTCGCGATCAGCTTGGCAGCGAACAGCGGTTCTGTTCTCACGCCTATCGCGATCGGCTGCGCGCTCATGGTGATGGTGTACATGGGTGGCCATATCTCCGGCGCCCACTACAACCCCGCGGTATCGACGGCGGCGGTGATTCAGAAGAAGATGCCGGCTTCGGATTTCATCCCATACGTCATTGCGCAGGTGGCGGCTGGGATTGTCGCCTTCTTCGTCGGGTGGTGGATTACCGGCCGTACCGTCGCGATTGCCCCAGGTAGCGGCGTCGACCCGGCAAAGGCACTCATCGTGGAAATCCTCTTCACCGCGATGCTTGCGCTGGTGGTCCTCAACGTCGCCACTCATCGAAAGACGGAGGGGAGGGGCTTTTATGGGCTCGCCATCGGCTTCACCATCGTGGTTGCGGCCATTGCGGGAGGTGGAATTTCAGGTGGCGCTTTTAACCCGGCGGTGGGAATTGGCGCAGCCGTAGTCGACGCTACGCAGGGCGGAGGCACCTTTGGCAACATCTGGATCTATATCGTCGGTCCGATCGTCGGCGGCATTCTTGGTGCGCTGATTTTCGGAATGCAGGAACGCGAATCCGTTCCGCCCGGGTAA
- the pyrR gene encoding Bifunctional protein pyrR, translated as MSTVVLDAGDMRRTLGRMAHAILEANQGAENLAVVGVLKGGWPVAKRLAWLMTQAEGITVPCGKLDIRGHRDDVRATLESDDSEIPFGVNDKRVILVDEVIFTGRTVRAALDALMRFGRPQVVQLAVLIDRGNRELPIQPDYCGKVVISDPGDHVVVEMRESDGEDRAVLFLANEREAIAR; from the coding sequence ATGAGTACGGTCGTGCTGGATGCAGGCGATATGAGGCGAACCCTCGGACGCATGGCTCACGCGATCCTCGAGGCGAATCAGGGAGCGGAGAATTTAGCCGTCGTCGGCGTTCTCAAGGGAGGATGGCCCGTTGCCAAGCGGCTTGCTTGGCTGATGACCCAAGCTGAGGGGATCACGGTCCCATGCGGCAAGCTGGATATCCGGGGCCACCGGGACGATGTCCGCGCGACTCTGGAATCGGATGACAGCGAGATTCCGTTCGGGGTCAACGACAAGCGGGTGATCCTCGTCGATGAGGTGATTTTCACGGGCCGGACGGTGCGAGCCGCTCTGGATGCCCTCATGCGTTTTGGCCGGCCCCAAGTGGTTCAGCTCGCGGTTTTGATCGATCGCGGCAATCGCGAACTGCCTATTCAGCCTGACTACTGTGGCAAGGTAGTGATTTCCGACCCTGGTGACCATGTCGTTGTCGAAATGCGCGAGTCCGACGGCGAAGACCGTGCCGTGCTCTTTTTAGCGAACGAGAGGGAGGCAATTGCCCGATGA
- the pyrB gene encoding Aspartate carbamoyltransferase, producing MSRHLISIRELRKDQIEELLELASVYKRGVKEGKAMPTMDKKSIGLLFFENSTRTRVSFEQACYYLGLRTSSFAAGGSSMSKGETLKDTILTLRYERLDGLVMRHRASGASTLATRYFGGPVLNAGDGQHEHPTQALGDALTIAERKGKIKGLRVAIVGDVEHSRVARSNAWLLSKLGAEVRFIGPKMLLPSNCAKLPGIPHTDLATGLEDADVVICLRLQKERMTDGMITSVGEYTRLYQVNKEALLFASKDCLVMHPGPLNRGIEVDDVAADGDASAIHQQVENGIFVRMAALTWCFGDEPARPRAKSVPAAKAPAKSKPRAKSKVKA from the coding sequence ATGAGTAGGCATTTAATATCCATTCGAGAACTTAGAAAGGACCAGATTGAAGAGCTATTGGAGTTGGCCAGTGTTTATAAACGCGGCGTGAAAGAAGGCAAAGCCATGCCGACGATGGATAAAAAGTCGATTGGCCTCCTCTTCTTCGAGAATTCCACACGCACTCGAGTCTCCTTCGAACAAGCCTGCTACTATTTGGGCCTTCGAACGTCCAGCTTCGCCGCCGGCGGAAGCAGCATGAGTAAGGGCGAGACGCTAAAAGACACCATCTTGACGTTGCGCTACGAACGGCTCGATGGACTCGTCATGCGCCACCGCGCCTCAGGGGCATCCACCTTGGCGACCCGTTATTTCGGTGGGCCGGTCCTGAATGCGGGTGACGGCCAGCACGAGCACCCGACCCAGGCACTGGGCGACGCCCTGACGATCGCCGAGCGCAAGGGAAAGATCAAGGGCCTGCGGGTCGCGATCGTCGGCGACGTCGAGCACTCCCGTGTCGCTCGCTCCAACGCGTGGCTGCTCAGCAAGCTCGGCGCGGAAGTAAGGTTCATCGGTCCCAAGATGCTCCTGCCCAGCAACTGCGCAAAGCTGCCCGGCATTCCCCATACCGATCTTGCAACCGGCCTTGAGGACGCGGACGTCGTCATCTGCCTTCGCCTTCAAAAGGAACGCATGACGGATGGCATGATCACGAGCGTCGGCGAGTACACCCGGCTCTATCAGGTCAACAAGGAGGCACTGCTCTTCGCCTCCAAGGATTGCCTTGTGATGCACCCAGGTCCGCTCAATCGGGGAATAGAAGTGGACGACGTGGCGGCGGATGGCGACGCCAGTGCGATCCATCAGCAGGTGGAGAACGGGATCTTCGTTCGAATGGCAGCGCTTACGTGGTGCTTTGGCGACGAGCCGGCGAGGCCCAGGGCCAAGTCGGTGCCGGCGGCAAAGGCGCCGGCCAAATCCAAGCCTCGTGCGAAGTCGAAGGTGAAGGCATGA
- the rfbB gene encoding dTDP-glucose 4,6-dehydratase — MRLLVTGAAGFIGSNFVRLALEKDSAAEICVLDALTYAGHISTIQDLIESGRIQFVEGRIQDHTTVDRVVREHRTTHIVNFAAETHNDRSLLESGGFIASNVLGVQVLLEATKKHGLERFVHVSTDEVYGSISEGEFSESSPLEPNTPYSASKAGGDLMVRAYVKAFRSPSVVTRGGNTYGPYQFPEKLIPFFITRLIDSKKVPVYGEGNQVREWMHASDHAAGVWTALLRGTDGEVYNVGDDNERRNREVVAILLDELGRDDSFVRFIPDPRKGAHDQRYSMTTSKLRSLGWSPSVPFEAGLRETIRWYRDNESWWRPIVDRPDYQEFIRAFYGPSLGEDL; from the coding sequence ATGAGGCTCCTGGTTACCGGCGCGGCTGGTTTTATCGGCTCCAACTTTGTTCGCTTGGCCCTCGAAAAGGATTCAGCAGCTGAGATCTGCGTGCTGGACGCGCTGACCTATGCCGGCCACATCTCCACGATCCAAGACTTGATCGAGAGCGGTCGCATCCAGTTTGTGGAGGGTCGCATCCAGGACCACACCACCGTAGATCGCGTCGTTAGGGAGCACCGGACCACCCATATCGTTAACTTTGCGGCGGAAACCCATAACGACCGCTCCCTCCTGGAATCAGGTGGGTTTATCGCCAGCAACGTGCTCGGTGTGCAGGTGCTGCTCGAAGCCACGAAGAAACATGGGCTTGAGCGGTTCGTACATGTTTCCACCGATGAGGTCTACGGATCCATTTCGGAGGGCGAGTTTTCAGAAAGCAGTCCGCTTGAGCCAAACACACCGTATAGCGCAAGCAAGGCCGGCGGCGATCTGATGGTGCGGGCCTATGTCAAGGCCTTTCGATCCCCGTCGGTGGTAACCCGGGGTGGCAACACGTACGGGCCGTACCAGTTTCCGGAAAAGCTGATTCCCTTCTTCATCACACGGCTCATCGATAGCAAGAAGGTGCCCGTCTATGGCGAGGGGAACCAGGTGAGAGAGTGGATGCACGCTAGCGACCATGCCGCTGGAGTTTGGACCGCTCTGCTCCGCGGAACCGACGGCGAGGTTTACAACGTCGGCGACGACAACGAACGGCGCAATCGTGAGGTTGTCGCCATTTTGTTGGATGAATTGGGCAGGGACGACAGCTTCGTTAGATTCATCCCGGATCCCCGCAAGGGTGCGCACGACCAGCGTTATTCGATGACCACCTCAAAGCTGCGATCGCTCGGCTGGTCGCCATCCGTTCCCTTCGAAGCCGGGCTGCGCGAGACCATCCGTTGGTACAGAGACAACGAATCCTGGTGGCGGCCGATCGTTGACCGTCCCGACTACCAGGAGTTCATCCGCGCCTTCTACGGCCCTTCCCTGGGAGAAGACCTCTAA
- the rimO gene encoding Ribosomal protein S12 methylthiotransferase RimO, translating into MPGPKNVKIVTLGCAKNEVDSEEIAGVLAEAGYGVDGTARPDVTVINTCGFLESSKQESIDAIRKAVRTKGHGKVIVAGCLAQRLGQELVRLAPGADAYVGVGQMGRFGDIVGTTLGGNHQFVDLQPPHHRWADVTTRTRTGRPWSAYLKISEGCDHRCTFCTIPSFRGAHQSKPIERVLDEARHLAATGAKELNLIAQDVTQYGYDLYRTFTLPKLLRELNQIEGVEWIRLLYFYPNRLTDEVIEAMATCDKVLPYIDIPLQHTHGDVLRRMKRPWDGDRYLDVFAKVRRTMPNVAIRTTFIVGFPGETEAEFDHMLEFVRLARLDRVGAFLYSREPGTPASEMPDQVPSRIKRQRFDRLMRNQQAISLAINTEWVTRQITVLVDEQRDGWAVGRSYRDAPEIDGWVYAAGEAAPGSFVEVEIEEAAEYDLYGRLSGDRRTRGQATQREGRHRTPKPPK; encoded by the coding sequence ATGCCGGGGCCAAAGAACGTCAAAATCGTCACCCTTGGCTGCGCCAAGAACGAGGTTGACTCCGAAGAGATCGCGGGGGTTTTGGCCGAAGCAGGCTACGGGGTCGACGGAACGGCTCGTCCCGACGTGACCGTCATCAACACGTGCGGCTTTCTTGAATCCAGCAAGCAGGAGTCCATCGACGCCATCCGCAAGGCCGTTCGCACCAAAGGCCATGGCAAGGTCATCGTCGCCGGCTGCCTGGCCCAGAGGCTGGGACAAGAGCTGGTGCGGCTGGCCCCCGGCGCCGACGCGTATGTCGGGGTCGGACAGATGGGGCGCTTTGGCGATATCGTGGGCACGACACTCGGCGGCAACCACCAGTTTGTCGACCTGCAGCCTCCGCACCACCGCTGGGCCGACGTCACCACCCGCACCCGGACCGGCCGACCCTGGTCAGCCTATCTGAAGATCAGCGAGGGATGCGACCACCGGTGCACGTTCTGTACGATTCCGAGCTTCCGTGGCGCACACCAAAGCAAGCCGATCGAGCGCGTGCTCGACGAAGCCCGCCACCTTGCCGCTACAGGCGCGAAGGAACTGAACCTCATCGCCCAGGACGTTACGCAGTACGGCTACGATCTATACAGAACCTTCACGCTGCCCAAGCTCTTGCGCGAGCTGAACCAGATCGAGGGAGTGGAGTGGATTAGGCTCCTCTACTTCTATCCCAATCGCCTCACCGATGAGGTCATCGAGGCCATGGCGACCTGTGACAAGGTGTTGCCCTACATCGACATTCCCCTCCAGCACACCCACGGCGATGTGCTCCGCCGCATGAAGCGTCCTTGGGATGGCGACCGGTATCTCGACGTTTTTGCGAAAGTCAGGCGGACTATGCCGAACGTCGCCATCCGAACAACCTTCATTGTCGGATTCCCTGGTGAGACGGAAGCTGAATTCGATCATATGCTTGAGTTCGTGCGATTGGCCCGCCTTGATCGGGTTGGGGCCTTCCTCTATAGCCGGGAACCCGGCACACCCGCCTCAGAAATGCCGGATCAGGTGCCATCCCGCATAAAAAGACAGCGATTTGACCGCCTGATGCGGAACCAGCAAGCCATTTCCCTCGCCATAAACACTGAGTGGGTTACCAGGCAGATCACCGTCCTTGTTGACGAACAGCGGGACGGATGGGCTGTCGGGCGCTCCTATCGGGATGCGCCTGAAATCGACGGATGGGTCTACGCGGCCGGAGAGGCTGCACCAGGGTCATTCGTCGAGGTGGAGATTGAGGAGGCAGCGGAATACGATCTCTATGGCCGCTTGAGCGGCGATAGGAGAACAAGGGGACAGGCAACCCAGAGAGAGGGTCGCCATCGCACTCCGAAGCCACCCAAATAA
- a CDS encoding putative ABC transporter ATP-binding protein: MSAVPNAPLVRLWQYARSYRRRVVLASVYTTLGKVMDVVPEILIGAVVDVVVRGQNSFVAVAFGIPDRWTQLLVLAAANLVVWILESVFGYLAAVTWRNLAQSMEHEVRLDLYGHVQSLEVAWFEDRQTGGLLSVLNDDINQLERFLDGGAHTILNIVWNVILTGAVFFASSPLLTLLAFLPIPLIVLGSIRYQRRLEPLYARVREAVAELSATISTNLGGITTIKAFAAEDRERERIAKVSDAYRIANRDAIQYSSAFVPLIRMVILAGFTCTLVVGGWMVLQNQMEVGIYSVLIFMTQRLLWPLTALGETLDMYQRAMASTRRIFGLLDVKPTMPEGANLLPAPVRGDIEFRDVSFAYGEGPTVLRDLNLKIPAGETHAVVGATGAGKSTVIRLLLRFHDPQEGQVLVDGQALSETSYRSLREAIGYVSQDVFLFHGSVRDNIAYGRAGASDAEIEDAAKLAEAHDFVLELPNGYDTIVGERGQKLSGGQRQRISLARAILRDPAILVLDEATSAVDNETEAAIQRSMAKVTQNRTSLVIAHRLSTVRDADRIWVLEKGAVAEFGSHDELVARGGLYAALWRVQTGERLAVAG; the protein is encoded by the coding sequence ATGAGCGCCGTTCCGAACGCACCGCTTGTCCGCCTGTGGCAATACGCTCGGTCCTATCGACGCCGGGTGGTTCTGGCCTCGGTTTACACGACGCTTGGCAAAGTCATGGATGTCGTACCAGAGATCCTGATTGGCGCCGTCGTCGACGTTGTGGTGCGCGGTCAGAACTCCTTCGTCGCAGTGGCCTTCGGGATTCCCGATCGATGGACGCAGCTTCTGGTTTTGGCTGCCGCCAATCTCGTGGTATGGATCCTTGAGAGTGTATTCGGGTACCTCGCGGCGGTCACCTGGCGCAATCTCGCCCAGTCGATGGAGCACGAGGTCCGGCTTGACCTTTACGGGCATGTCCAATCCCTCGAAGTCGCCTGGTTCGAAGACCGCCAGACGGGTGGACTGCTCAGCGTCCTGAACGACGATATCAACCAGCTCGAACGGTTCTTGGATGGCGGCGCGCATACGATCCTGAACATCGTCTGGAACGTTATTCTGACGGGCGCGGTTTTCTTTGCGAGTTCCCCGCTCTTGACCCTTCTGGCGTTTCTGCCCATCCCCCTGATCGTTCTCGGTTCGATTCGCTACCAACGCCGGCTCGAGCCGCTTTATGCCCGCGTCCGCGAGGCGGTCGCCGAGCTTAGTGCCACGATCAGCACGAATCTCGGGGGGATCACGACGATCAAGGCATTTGCTGCCGAGGACCGTGAGCGTGAACGGATCGCCAAGGTATCCGACGCCTACCGGATCGCCAACCGAGATGCGATCCAATACTCGTCCGCGTTCGTGCCGCTCATCCGAATGGTCATCCTCGCTGGGTTCACCTGCACGCTGGTCGTGGGAGGCTGGATGGTCCTCCAGAATCAGATGGAGGTCGGCATCTACTCCGTGCTGATTTTCATGACCCAGCGCCTGCTATGGCCGCTTACCGCCCTAGGTGAGACCCTTGACATGTATCAGCGGGCGATGGCATCGACGCGGCGCATCTTCGGATTGCTCGACGTGAAGCCGACCATGCCAGAGGGAGCCAACCTGCTGCCCGCTCCCGTGCGCGGCGACATCGAGTTTCGGGATGTATCGTTCGCCTACGGAGAGGGCCCGACCGTCCTCAGAGACCTCAACCTTAAGATTCCGGCGGGCGAGACGCATGCCGTTGTTGGCGCGACCGGCGCGGGGAAATCGACGGTCATACGATTGCTGTTGCGCTTTCACGATCCCCAGGAGGGGCAGGTTCTCGTGGATGGCCAAGCGCTGTCCGAAACTTCGTATCGGAGCCTGCGGGAAGCGATCGGATATGTCAGCCAGGATGTGTTCTTGTTCCACGGTTCTGTTCGAGACAACATCGCCTATGGCCGAGCCGGCGCATCCGACGCCGAGATCGAGGACGCGGCCAAGCTCGCCGAGGCGCACGACTTCGTGCTTGAGCTTCCCAACGGCTATGACACCATCGTCGGAGAGCGTGGGCAGAAGCTATCCGGTGGTCAGCGGCAGCGGATCTCGCTCGCGCGGGCCATCCTTCGCGATCCCGCGATTCTGGTGCTCGATGAGGCGACGTCGGCCGTCGATAATGAGACCGAGGCGGCAATCCAGCGTTCGATGGCCAAGGTGACCCAGAACCGCACATCCTTGGTAATTGCCCATCGGCTTTCCACGGTTCGTGATGCCGACCGGATCTGGGTTCTAGAAAAGGGCGCGGTGGCGGAGTTTGGCTCGCACGACGAGCTGGTCGCTCGGGGCGGACTTTATGCAGCATTGTGGCGGGTGCAGACGGGCGAGCGTCTCGCTGTCGCCGGCTGA
- the mprA gene encoding Response regulator MprA — translation MRILVVEDDAVLGEQLVKSLTREGFRVDWAKDGEEGVDRAILHPYSLVLLDVMLPKLNGFEVCRSLRQVQVDMPILMLTARDEVSDKVTGLDAGADDYLAKPFAFPELMARIRALTRRSSVSKSAVLQVADLEISTIDQSVKRAGELVHLTPREYSLLVALAQNRGRVLSREVILERVWGDDQSLSNTVNFHVTSLRKKIDSDRAGSLIETVHGFGYRIPEAGP, via the coding sequence GTGCGGATATTGGTTGTCGAAGACGATGCGGTGCTCGGCGAGCAGCTTGTCAAGTCTCTCACCAGGGAGGGCTTTCGCGTGGATTGGGCCAAGGACGGGGAGGAGGGCGTTGATCGTGCCATCCTCCATCCGTACTCGCTTGTCCTGCTCGACGTCATGTTGCCGAAGCTGAACGGGTTCGAGGTCTGCCGCTCCTTGCGCCAAGTCCAGGTCGACATGCCGATTCTCATGCTGACGGCCCGGGATGAGGTCAGCGACAAGGTCACAGGGCTTGACGCCGGCGCGGACGATTATCTGGCGAAGCCTTTCGCCTTCCCTGAGCTCATGGCGCGCATTCGGGCGCTGACCCGGCGTTCCAGCGTCAGCAAATCGGCGGTGTTGCAGGTTGCCGACCTCGAGATCAGCACTATCGATCAGTCGGTCAAGCGGGCCGGAGAGCTCGTGCACCTGACCCCGCGCGAATACTCGCTGCTGGTGGCGCTGGCCCAGAACCGAGGACGGGTTCTCTCTCGCGAGGTCATCTTGGAGCGCGTCTGGGGCGACGACCAAAGCCTGTCAAACACGGTGAACTTCCACGTGACCAGCCTGCGCAAGAAGATCGATAGCGACCGTGCGGGCAGCCTGATCGAGACCGTCCACGGCTTTGGCTACCGCATACCGGAGGCCGGGCCTTGA
- the cpxA gene encoding Sensor histidine kinase CpxA, which translates to MPFGILVSALAGAYLARRATEPIKAMADAAQAIDDAHLDQRLPVVGDDEMAHLGKTFNGMVARLERSFADLTRSLEDQKRFVADASHELKTPLARARLATTAALSQSVSEAELLEALRTADAGIGSVTQLVHQLLDLARSERPADQFRVAADIGDVIREVRRAYGDACEIEIAISAAPATVRASRDDLSRAVSNLIDNAMRYGDPPVEISTVQRNGQIGIRVRDHGPGVDPIDLPNLGKRFFRPDQARSRSSGGAGLGLAIVKATAEKWGGNFEIGLASGGGLEATIFLPIAASSSSNPNSGPIS; encoded by the coding sequence ATGCCGTTCGGCATCCTCGTCTCGGCCCTGGCCGGCGCGTACCTGGCTCGTCGGGCTACCGAACCGATCAAGGCAATGGCGGACGCGGCTCAGGCGATCGACGATGCCCATCTCGATCAGCGGCTACCGGTCGTTGGCGACGATGAGATGGCGCACCTTGGCAAAACGTTCAACGGCATGGTGGCAAGATTGGAACGCAGCTTCGCAGATCTCACCAGGTCGCTGGAAGACCAGAAGCGGTTCGTGGCCGACGCCTCCCATGAGTTGAAAACACCGCTGGCTCGCGCACGCCTGGCAACCACGGCGGCCCTATCGCAAAGCGTTTCTGAGGCGGAGCTCCTGGAAGCGCTGCGTACCGCCGATGCCGGGATCGGATCCGTTACCCAGCTCGTTCATCAATTGCTCGACTTGGCGCGCTCGGAGCGGCCTGCGGATCAGTTCCGCGTGGCAGCAGACATTGGCGATGTGATCCGTGAAGTCCGTCGCGCTTATGGGGACGCGTGTGAGATCGAGATAGCCATTTCAGCAGCGCCGGCCACCGTACGGGCATCACGGGACGACCTCTCCCGGGCAGTTTCGAACCTTATCGACAACGCGATGCGGTACGGGGATCCACCGGTGGAGATTTCGACCGTGCAGCGAAACGGCCAGATCGGCATTCGCGTTCGAGACCACGGCCCCGGCGTTGACCCAATCGATCTGCCGAACCTCGGCAAGCGGTTCTTCCGGCCCGATCAGGCGCGCAGCAGGTCATCCGGCGGCGCGGGACTGGGGCTTGCGATCGTCAAAGCGACGGCGGAGAAGTGGGGCGGCAATTTCGAAATCGGTCTCGCTTCGGGCGGAGGGCTCGAGGCCACCATCTTTCTTCCGATCGCAGCGTCGTCCTCATCAAATCCAAATAGCGGCCCCATATCCTAA
- a CDS encoding Glutamate formimidoyltransferase: protein MRVLTVPNWSFGRDNALLRACRDILESSGVVTHFCASDIDHNRTVTAFSGAADEVERVLFTLADVILDRIDLNRHVGVHPRVGALDVCPFVVAEADEVDAIAFADRIGAELAKRYDLPVYLYEKSERGRHESDLPALRKGGFGGLIDRELNPDFGPRRYHPHLGVTVLGVRGFLIALNVNIASVDASLAQALGRTIREMRQIGDHRFLGVRALGFQLASREMSQVSMNLTLPDRTPIDPIVEWIASEVADAGESVAGTELIGVIRPRDQEFATTIHPRPEQVIEL, encoded by the coding sequence ATGCGCGTCCTGACCGTGCCGAACTGGTCTTTCGGTCGGGACAACGCCCTCTTGCGGGCATGTCGCGACATCTTGGAATCCAGCGGAGTCGTCACGCACTTCTGCGCCTCGGACATCGACCACAACCGGACGGTGACCGCGTTCAGTGGCGCTGCCGACGAGGTCGAGAGGGTGCTCTTCACGCTCGCGGACGTTATCCTGGATCGTATTGATCTAAACCGCCATGTCGGGGTCCATCCTCGCGTTGGGGCCCTCGACGTATGTCCGTTCGTGGTCGCGGAAGCAGACGAGGTCGATGCGATCGCCTTCGCTGATCGGATTGGCGCAGAACTTGCCAAACGGTACGACCTTCCGGTCTATCTCTACGAAAAGTCGGAGCGGGGTCGGCACGAGAGCGATCTTCCCGCGCTACGAAAGGGCGGCTTCGGCGGTCTTATCGATCGCGAGCTCAACCCCGACTTTGGCCCCAGGCGGTATCACCCCCACCTCGGCGTTACTGTGCTGGGAGTTCGCGGGTTCTTGATCGCCCTGAACGTGAATATCGCCTCAGTCGATGCTTCTCTCGCGCAAGCGCTGGGACGCACGATTCGCGAAATGCGCCAGATCGGCGACCACCGGTTCTTAGGTGTTCGAGCGCTTGGGTTTCAACTTGCGAGCCGCGAGATGAGCCAAGTCAGCATGAACCTCACGCTTCCCGATCGTACGCCGATCGACCCGATCGTGGAGTGGATCGCCTCCGAAGTTGCGGATGCCGGCGAGAGTGTCGCCGGCACCGAGCTCATTGGCGTGATTCGGCCTCGCGACCAGGAATTTGCCACGACCATTCACCCTAGGCCTGAGCAAGTCATCGAGCTATAG